Proteins co-encoded in one Sulfuricaulis limicola genomic window:
- a CDS encoding tetratricopeptide repeat protein, with the protein MVHRTIIIKTIALALVALVISGCGGAEQRKARYLEKGKAYMEAQNYDKAKIEIKNALQIDPKFAEAYYLLGLLEEKKQNWQQAFGSYAKAVELNPEHLKARVRLGLMYLLSGNADKALEMADYVLAKQPDNSVCQALKILVMAQKGDTKSAFQKADELLATKSTEDDVIDLLSVFYMKQGKPDMAVKVLEKGIAASPKNVSFRVALAGIYFSKKDSAKAEELLQEIIRIEPDKLPHRVSLANFYSQLGQADKAEATLRNAVEADPADMDRHLLLANYFVGRNDFPKAETVLLAAIKANPDGLKLQFGLASLYERNGALDKAEDAYRAIIKADGTKQETLAAKTRLANLLFARSRLDESERLMSEVLEENQQDNEALLLKAKLSLAKGNAQDAITSLRIVEKDQPKSIEVLTLLASAHMLNEAPELAKESLLKAVELNPGNPKVRLGMAQFYVKAKDYASAQKWIDEALKVSPKDIDALQAKVEVHAAKRDLKGLQAAIAKIKEIYPDDSRGYYQMGQFYLAQKKYDAAILEFDQALKKSGVDVLQPLSGIVNAYMAQGKPERAVSRLEAIIEKTPDHRFVHELLAEVHIARKQYPEAEKALRQAIKANPKWNVPYRNLANLKFMLGDMPAAEEVYRQGLQAIPDDAMLLLHKAEFHERTRNFKEAIAAYERILSKNPNVHVAANNLAALLVDHQGDAESLKKARTLVEHFDTSSQPAFRDTLGWVYYKSGDLEKAVSILQNVVKQAPNVSVFRYHLGMAYYKQGNLAEAKAELAKASTGKDDFAGKDEARETLKKIP; encoded by the coding sequence ATGGTTCACAGAACTATCATCATCAAGACGATCGCGCTGGCGCTGGTCGCACTGGTTATTTCCGGTTGTGGCGGCGCCGAGCAACGCAAGGCCAGGTACCTTGAGAAGGGCAAGGCCTACATGGAGGCGCAGAATTACGATAAAGCCAAGATCGAGATCAAGAATGCACTGCAAATCGACCCCAAGTTTGCAGAAGCTTATTATCTGCTCGGCCTTCTCGAAGAGAAAAAGCAAAATTGGCAGCAAGCATTCGGTTCCTATGCAAAAGCAGTAGAACTGAATCCTGAGCATCTTAAAGCCAGAGTCAGGCTGGGACTTATGTATCTTCTCTCCGGAAACGCCGACAAAGCGCTGGAAATGGCGGATTATGTCCTGGCAAAGCAGCCCGACAACAGCGTGTGCCAGGCACTGAAGATCCTGGTCATGGCCCAGAAGGGTGATACCAAATCCGCCTTTCAGAAGGCGGATGAATTGCTGGCGACCAAATCAACCGAGGATGATGTTATTGATCTCCTTTCAGTGTTTTACATGAAGCAGGGCAAACCCGACATGGCGGTGAAGGTGCTTGAAAAAGGGATTGCGGCAAGCCCGAAAAATGTGTCATTCCGTGTCGCGTTAGCCGGTATCTATTTCAGCAAAAAAGACAGCGCCAAGGCTGAAGAGCTTCTTCAGGAAATAATACGCATCGAGCCGGACAAACTGCCGCATCGTGTATCGCTTGCAAACTTTTATTCCCAGCTCGGTCAGGCTGACAAGGCGGAAGCAACCCTGCGCAATGCTGTCGAGGCCGATCCCGCCGACATGGATCGTCATTTGTTGTTGGCGAACTATTTCGTGGGTCGGAACGATTTCCCGAAGGCGGAGACGGTACTGCTTGCCGCCATCAAGGCCAATCCCGATGGCCTCAAGCTTCAATTCGGGCTGGCCAGCCTGTATGAGCGTAACGGCGCTTTAGACAAGGCCGAAGACGCCTACAGGGCGATCATCAAGGCTGATGGAACCAAGCAGGAAACCCTCGCTGCCAAAACAAGGTTGGCCAACCTGTTGTTTGCGCGCAGCCGCCTGGATGAGTCCGAGCGGCTGATGTCCGAGGTTCTTGAGGAAAATCAGCAGGACAACGAGGCGTTGCTCCTCAAGGCCAAATTATCCCTGGCAAAGGGCAACGCACAAGATGCCATTACCAGTCTGCGGATAGTGGAGAAAGATCAGCCAAAGTCCATTGAGGTTCTCACGCTGCTTGCCAGCGCGCACATGTTGAATGAGGCGCCGGAGCTTGCGAAAGAAAGCCTGCTCAAAGCTGTAGAGTTGAATCCCGGGAATCCGAAAGTACGACTGGGAATGGCGCAATTTTATGTAAAGGCCAAGGATTATGCGAGCGCCCAGAAATGGATAGATGAAGCACTCAAAGTGTCGCCGAAGGATATCGACGCGCTGCAAGCCAAGGTGGAAGTACATGCCGCCAAGCGCGATTTGAAAGGTCTGCAAGCTGCGATCGCAAAAATCAAGGAGATCTATCCAGACGACTCGCGTGGTTATTATCAAATGGGGCAGTTTTATCTGGCGCAGAAGAAATATGACGCGGCAATTCTTGAATTCGACCAGGCACTCAAAAAATCCGGCGTCGATGTCCTGCAGCCGCTGTCCGGAATAGTGAACGCCTATATGGCGCAGGGTAAACCGGAACGCGCGGTCAGCCGCCTGGAAGCAATTATAGAGAAAACGCCTGATCACCGGTTTGTGCATGAATTGCTGGCCGAAGTTCATATCGCGCGCAAACAGTACCCCGAAGCAGAGAAGGCGTTGCGCCAGGCAATCAAGGCCAATCCAAAATGGAATGTGCCATACAGAAATCTTGCCAATCTCAAATTCATGCTCGGTGATATGCCGGCGGCGGAAGAAGTCTATCGACAGGGCCTTCAGGCGATTCCCGATGACGCGATGTTGTTGCTGCATAAGGCGGAGTTCCATGAAAGAACCCGAAACTTCAAAGAGGCTATCGCTGCTTACGAACGTATTTTGAGCAAAAATCCGAACGTTCACGTTGCCGCAAACAACCTGGCGGCCTTGCTGGTGGATCATCAGGGAGACGCTGAGAGCCTGAAAAAAGCCAGGACGCTGGTCGAGCACTTTGATACATCGTCGCAACCGGCCTTCCGTGACACGCTGGGCTGGGTATATTACAAATCCGGTGACCTGGAAAAAGCGGTGTCGATTTTGCAGAATGTT